In Iodobacter fluviatilis, one DNA window encodes the following:
- the malE gene encoding maltose/maltodextrin ABC transporter substrate-binding protein MalE, protein MNTTRRQFGKFAVSTIAAAVAISFAGPAFAADKLVIWVNGDKGYKGIGQVGAAFTKATGVEVVVEHPEDAPSKFQQAAAAGKGPDIWIWPHDRLGEWMTAGLLSPITPSKKVQAEIDPLAWKAFTVNGKQWGYPIAIEALALIYNKDLVPVPPKSFDDVMALDKKLAAQGKKAILWDYGEPYFSWPLLAAGGAYAFKPKADGTYDAKDVGVNNAGAIAGLETINTMIKTGVMPKSATYADMEAGVNQGKIAMMINGPWAWDNLKKSKINWAVAPIPSINGKPGAPFVGVLGAMLNRSSKNKELAVEFLENHMLTVQGLKTMNADVPLGVPANKAFFNELKSDPAIKASMESAKAGQPMPNIPEMGRFWASLKSALQNVTQGRQTPKQGLDAAAARISSK, encoded by the coding sequence ATGAATACAACACGCCGCCAGTTTGGCAAGTTTGCAGTTTCTACTATCGCAGCAGCAGTCGCGATTTCTTTTGCCGGGCCTGCTTTTGCTGCAGATAAGCTGGTGATTTGGGTGAATGGCGATAAGGGCTATAAGGGCATCGGGCAGGTGGGCGCCGCTTTTACCAAGGCCACTGGGGTAGAGGTAGTGGTGGAGCATCCCGAAGATGCGCCTTCTAAATTTCAGCAGGCGGCTGCCGCAGGCAAAGGCCCGGATATCTGGATCTGGCCGCATGATCGCCTAGGTGAATGGATGACGGCAGGCTTACTTAGCCCGATTACGCCATCCAAGAAAGTGCAGGCCGAGATCGACCCGCTGGCTTGGAAAGCTTTTACCGTAAATGGTAAACAATGGGGCTATCCGATTGCCATTGAAGCGCTGGCGCTGATTTATAACAAAGACCTCGTACCTGTGCCGCCTAAGAGCTTTGATGATGTGATGGCGCTGGATAAAAAACTAGCCGCGCAGGGCAAAAAAGCCATTCTGTGGGATTACGGCGAGCCTTATTTTAGCTGGCCATTGCTGGCAGCAGGCGGCGCGTATGCCTTTAAGCCTAAGGCTGATGGCACTTACGATGCGAAAGATGTGGGCGTCAACAATGCTGGAGCTATTGCGGGCTTAGAAACCATTAATACAATGATTAAAACCGGCGTCATGCCAAAAAGCGCGACTTATGCCGATATGGAAGCCGGTGTGAATCAGGGCAAGATCGCCATGATGATCAATGGCCCCTGGGCCTGGGACAATCTGAAAAAGAGCAAAATCAACTGGGCAGTAGCGCCAATTCCATCGATTAATGGTAAGCCGGGCGCGCCCTTTGTGGGTGTATTGGGTGCCATGCTGAATCGCTCTTCTAAGAATAAAGAGCTGGCGGTGGAGTTTTTAGAAAACCATATGCTCACCGTACAAGGCCTTAAAACCATGAATGCCGATGTGCCCTTGGGCGTGCCCGCCAATAAAGCTTTTTTTAATGAGCTGAAATCTGATCCGGCGATTAAAGCATCGATGGAATCTGCTAAAGCGGGCCAGCCTATGCCTAATATCCCGGAAATGGGCCGCTTCTGGGCTTCATTAAAATCAGCATTGCAAAATGTAACGCAAGGCCGCCAAACCCCTAAGCAGGGCCTGGATGCTGCAGCGGCACGGATTAGCAGTAAGTAA